A portion of the Streptomyces platensis genome contains these proteins:
- a CDS encoding DUF2637 domain-containing protein, translating into MRMTDISLDWLVPGALLLVGVFAAAALVVRGKRAAARSGGEDSWERSEERRRRKETVFASASYLLLFCCAAVAAALSFHGLVGFGVQNLNLSGGWEYLVPFGLDGAAMFCSVLAVREASHGDAALGSRMLVWTFAGAAAWFNWVHAPRGLGHAGAPQFFAGMSLSAAVLFDRALKQTRRAALREQGLVPRPLPQIRIVRWLRAPRETFAAWSLMLLEGVRTLDEAVEEVREDRREKEQNRHRRREQGKLDRARIKAINRQHRSWGLGRAGGRQLAVPQAAAAEVAGPDPAIAGTPQPLLTGESPVRSRPALKAVAGAEAEGAGAPAGAPRTVDLTAEDDTQTIPRLDSLEEKLAEIERQFG; encoded by the coding sequence ATGAGAATGACCGATATATCGCTGGACTGGCTGGTTCCTGGCGCCCTGCTGCTCGTCGGTGTGTTCGCGGCCGCGGCGCTGGTGGTGCGGGGGAAGCGGGCGGCGGCGCGGTCCGGCGGTGAGGACTCCTGGGAGCGCAGCGAGGAGCGACGCCGCCGTAAGGAGACCGTCTTCGCGTCGGCCTCCTATCTGCTGCTGTTCTGCTGTGCGGCGGTCGCCGCGGCGCTGTCCTTCCACGGGCTGGTCGGCTTCGGCGTGCAGAACCTCAACCTCTCCGGGGGCTGGGAGTATCTGGTGCCGTTCGGGCTCGACGGTGCGGCGATGTTCTGTTCCGTGCTCGCCGTACGGGAGGCCAGCCACGGCGATGCGGCGCTCGGCTCCCGGATGCTGGTGTGGACGTTCGCGGGCGCCGCGGCGTGGTTCAACTGGGTGCATGCGCCGCGCGGCCTGGGGCACGCGGGCGCACCGCAGTTCTTCGCCGGGATGTCGCTGTCGGCCGCGGTGCTCTTCGACCGGGCCCTCAAGCAGACCCGCCGGGCGGCGCTGCGCGAGCAGGGCCTGGTGCCGCGGCCGCTGCCGCAGATCCGGATCGTGCGCTGGCTGCGGGCTCCTCGCGAGACCTTCGCGGCCTGGTCGCTGATGCTGCTGGAGGGCGTACGGACGCTGGACGAGGCGGTCGAGGAGGTCCGCGAGGACCGGCGGGAGAAGGAGCAGAACCGGCACCGCCGGCGCGAGCAGGGCAAGCTCGACCGGGCCCGCATCAAGGCCATCAACCGGCAGCACCGCAGCTGGGGCCTCGGCCGGGCCGGCGGCCGGCAACTGGCGGTGCCCCAGGCGGCGGCCGCGGAGGTGGCCGGCCCGGACCCCGCCATAGCCGGTACCCCGCAGCCGCTGCTCACCGGAGAGTCGCCGGTGCGCTCCCGCCCGGCTCTCAAGGCCGTGGCGGGCGCTGAGGCCGAGGGTGCCGGGGCTCCGGCCGGGGCCCCGCGGACCGTGGATCTCACTGCCGAGGACGACACCCAGACGATTCCCCGTCTGGACTCCCTCGAGGAGAAACTCGCCGAGATCGAACGGCAATTCGGCTGA
- a CDS encoding ATP-binding protein, with product MRHADLKAVGEVRRELRQLLSRWTVPGGGELAEVATLLTSELVTNALVHAEGGAVVTARVSDRLRVEVRDFVPGRPEPRPPTTDGTSGRGLMLVRSLADAWGIRTESLGKSVWFELGGGPA from the coding sequence GTGCGGCATGCGGATCTGAAGGCGGTCGGCGAGGTGCGCCGGGAGCTGCGCCAGCTGCTGAGCCGCTGGACGGTGCCGGGGGGCGGCGAGCTCGCGGAGGTCGCGACGCTGCTCACCAGCGAGCTGGTCACCAATGCCCTGGTGCATGCCGAGGGCGGCGCGGTCGTCACCGCCCGGGTCAGCGACCGGCTGCGGGTGGAGGTCCGGGACTTCGTCCCCGGACGCCCCGAGCCCCGCCCACCGACCACCGACGGGACCTCCGGCAGGGGGCTGATGCTGGTGCGTTCCTTAGCCGACGCATGGGGGATACGCACCGAGAGCCTCGGGAAGAGCGTGTGGTTCGAGCTGGGCGGCGGACCGGCCTGA